Proteins from a single region of Hydra vulgaris chromosome 12, alternate assembly HydraT2T_AEP:
- the LOC136088758 gene encoding uncharacterized protein LOC136088758, producing the protein MATGTRWKNGSCLRQYLGSGKELPTAELPTMRDVLRYGIFLRETSKLNRRNYSNSELIQDIYNKLSEKWQMASVLFVPPVTCLKHNLVTRLIDAWNKASLISQNKASKVIKQKFNFIIDKLFDLVACNCKIVLCSEQCCPPDCKFGAHITCICPREIKIPIIELVYIKAQREKIGSFSSYQLGPADLMESKRFKKVQSCKRRREEEKQTREKKHTTQEENNTQNEQDNEHDNYKEFESEENEIFSIQKSCTKYLKKSRNYEDISNIALASIRYGVGLRATAVIATAAWVDGGLVSQSDTRLIIDHSKVRRARDKVMNEVAIQFDDYCNKEIIDCIFFDGRKDLTKVFLTVDGSDRQYPAKVKEEHYTICSGDGKYLFHFAPAKEAKKNHAEIIADKIIEYTAMRNINVHLKAIGGDSTNVNTGCDGGVMHFMELKLGRKLNWIVCALHTNELPLKRLIKLLDGESKSGKKWSGPIGSLLDEATNLEINPFFSKVETGEPLINLSNDVVKDLSTDQYYGYQIVNAIRSGHVPQQLGLLEIGPVNMARWLTTANRICRIWVSHHGLQGDAAQKLLKLVKFIVGVYFPVWFNIKVKHSWTEGPKHVLYQLKLLQHQSLDIQNIVIPTIKQSAWYAFSESILQTMLCSENKEERSFSVLKILEIRGEGDENEQLGDLSVRPRRTPDINTKATCLKDLIDWNEAFEPPLTCCMTTKDIKEYLFKPMIVPNWCCHTQAVERCVKKVTQACENVFTEDRRDGWIKGLELSQKLMSRNLSKQNLIGLTMFKN; encoded by the exons atggctACTGGAACAAGATGGAAAAATGGTTCTTGTCTACGTCAATATTTGGGATCTGGAAAAGAGTTGCCAACAGCTGAACTGCCAACAATGAGAGATGTCCTCagatatggtatttttttaagagaaacAAGTAAACTAAACAGAAGAAACTATAGCAATTCTGAGTTGATCCaggatatttataataaactttcagaaAAATGGCAAATGGCCAGTGTTTTATTTGTGCCTCCCGTAACTTGTTTAAAGCATAATTTGGTAACAAGACTTATAGACGCATGGAACAAAGCTAGTCTAATTTCTCAAAACAAAGCaagtaaagttataaaacaaaagtttaatttcattattGACAAACTGTTTGACTTGGTGGCGTGTAACTGTAAAATAGTTCTTTGTTCTGAGCAATGCTGTCCTCCTGACTGTAAATTTGGTGCCCACATTACCTGTATCTGTCCTAGGGAGATAAAAATACCAATTATTGAACTGGTTTATATAAAAG CCCAACGAGAAAAGATTGGATCTTTTAGTTCATATCAACTTGGACCTGCTGATTTGATGGAGTCCAAAAGGTTCAAAAAAGTACAAAGTTGCAAACGAAGAAgagaagaagaaaaacaaacgagagaaaaaaaacacacaacACAAGAAGAAAATAATACTCAAAATGAACAAGATAACGAACATGATAATTATAAAGAGTTTGAATCTGAGGAAAATGAgattttttctattcaaaagtcttgtacaaaatatttaaaaaaatctagaaattATGAAGATATCTCTAATATTGCATTAGCCAGTATTCGATATGGTGTTGGTTTAAGAGCAACTGCAGTCATAGCTACTGCAGCATGGGTAGATGGAGGACTTGTATCCCAAAGTGACACTAGATTAATAATAGATCACAGTAAAGTTCGGAGAGCTAGGGATAAAGTAATGAATGAAGTTGCTATTCAGTTTGATGATTATTGCAATAAAGAGATTATTGACTGCATATTTTTTGATGGACGAAAAGATCttactaaagtatttttaactgtAGATGGATCAGACAGACAGTATCCGGCTAAAGTTAAAGAAGAACATTACACTATTTGTTCTGGTGATGGTaagtatttatttcatttcgcTCCAGCTAAAGAAGCAAAAAAGAACCACGCTGAAATTATAGCAGATAAGATTATTGAGTATACTGCAATGAGGAACATTAATGTACACTTAAAAGCAATTGGTGGAGACTCTACCAATGTAAACACTGGTTGTGATGGAGGAGTAATGCACTTTATGGAGCTAAAATTAGGGCGAAAGTTAAATTGGATTGTATGTGCTCTACACACCAATGAATTACCACTCAAACGCCTAATTAAATTGTTAGATGGAGAATCTAAAAGTGGTAAAAAATGGAGTGGACCCATTGGAAGCTTACTTGATGAAGCAACCAATCTTGAAATTAACcctttttttagtaaagttgAAACTGGTGAGCCTCTAATTAACTTAAGTAATGATGTGGTTAAAGACCTTTCTACAGATCAGTATTACGGCTATCAAATAGTTAACGCTATACGCAGTGGTCATGTTCCTCAGCAACTAGGACTTCTTGAAATTGGCCCTGTTAACATGGCCAGATGGCTAACAACAGCCAATAGAATATGTAGAATTTGGGTATCTCATCATGGTCTTCAAGGCGATGCAGCCCAAAAACTTCTTAAACTAGTCAAGTTCATTGTGGGAGTGTACTTTCCTGTCTGGTTTAACATCAAAGTTAAACATAGTTGGACAGAAGGACCAAAACATGTTCTTTACCAGCTTAAGTTGCTTCAACACCAGTCACTCGATATTCAGAATATTGTCATTCCAACTATTAAGCAATCTGCTTGGTATGCCTTCTCTGAATCTATTCTTCAAACTATGCTTTGTTCTGAAAATAAAGAGGAAAGAAGTTTCAGTGTACTCAAAATTCTAGAAATAAGAGGAGAAGGTGATGAAAATGAACAACTAGGAGATCTATCTGTTAGACCAAGAAGGACACCAGATATCAATACTAAGGCAACTTGTCTCAAGGATCTTATTGATTGGAATGAAGCTTTTGAACCACCTTTGACTTGTTGCATGACAACTAAAGATATCAAAGAGTATTTATTCAAACCAATGATTGTACCAAACTGGTGTTGCCACACTCAAGCTGTCGAAAGATGTGTAAAAAAAGTTACCCAGGCATGcgaaaatgtttttacagaagATAGAAGAGATGGTTGGATTAAAGGACTAGAGTTATCACAGAAGTTGATGTCACGTAATCTATCTAAACAAAACCTTATTGGCTTGACAATGTTTAAGAATTAA